AGCGCTGGATGGTGGTTCATCTACCGACAGCGACGGCACGATCGCCAAATGGGCCTGGACGAAACAGAGCGGCCCGACTGGTGGTGCTATCGCATCTCCCGCTGCTGCTAAAACAAATATTACCAGCCTTATCGAAGGCACATACGTTTACCGGCTGACGGTTACCGACGATAAAGGTCTTACTCATTTTGATGATGTAACCATTACCGTTAAACCAGCAGCTGCGAACGATGCACCAACGGCTAATGCAGGTGCAGATATCACGATCACCCTACCAACATCATCTGCAGCATTGGATGCCAGCGGGTCTACAGACACAGACGGTACCATTGCAAAATATGTATGGACGAAAGTATCTGGTCCGGCAGGCGGCGCCATCAGCAATGCTGCGGTAGCAAAAACAACCGTTACCGGCCTGTTGGAAGGTACTTATGTATATGCTGTAACGGTAACCGATAATAATGGCGCCACTGCCACCGACGAGGTAACAATCGTTGTGAAAGCAGCAATCGCCAACGTGAAGCCTGTAGCCAATGCCGGCAGCACGCAAACGATCACGCTGCCTACTTCGGCGGTATCGCTCGACGGATCGGCTTCTTCCGATGCTGACGGTAGCATTGCATCTTACCAATGGAAGAAAACCAGCGGTCCTGCAGGAGGTGCTATTGCCAATACTTCATCTGCCCGTACGAACGTAACTGGTCTTACAGAAGGTACTTATGTGTTTACATTGACAGTAACGGATGATGGTGGATTAACTTCTACTGCGGATGTGACTGTGGTTGTGAGCCCTGCGCCCAACAGGCCGCCGGTAGTTTACGCTGGTGCGGATATTACGATCACGCTGCCAACGAATTCAACCACGCTGGACGCAAGCCTGTCTTACGACCCTGATGGTGCCATCGTGAACTATTCCTGGAAGAAAACCAGTGGTCCGAGCGGATTCGCATTTGCAAACGGCAGCAGCGCCAAAACGCTCGTAACAAACCTGGTGGCCGGCACTTACGTGTTTACGGTTACAGCTACGGACGATAAAGGCCTTACTGCTTTCGACGATATCATTGTAACCGTTCAGGCGATAAATAACGCTGCACCGATCGCCAATGCTGGTCCGGATGTATCGATTACGTTGCCTGCCAGCGAAACGCAGCTTAACGGCTCTGGCTCGCTCGACACAGATGGCACGATCGCCTCCTACAAATGGGTACAGGTGTATGGTCCGGCTGCTTCGATTGCGAACAGCAATGTGGCTAATACTTCGGTAAGCGGCCTGGCGCAAGGTGAGTACATTTTTGAACTGACGGTAGTAGATAATAACGGCGCAACGGCATCTGACCGTATCACCATCCTGGTGCTGGCTGAGCCTAATGGAAAGCCAGTAGCAAATGCAGGTGGCGATCGCACCGTAACGCTTCCATTTACCGCGCTTGAATTGGACGGTACAGGTTCTTACGATACAGACGGCACCATCACCGGTTACAGCTGGAAAAAGATCTCTGGTCCTGCGGAAGGTGAGATCGTAGGCAGCAACGCTGCCGGTCCTAACCTGGTGGGCTTGGTGGCAGGTGTATACGAATTCGAACTGACCGTTACAGATAACAAGTTCGAAACGGCTACGGATGTGGTGAGAATCACGGTGAAAGCCCCTGAAGACGAACCGGTACAAATAAACATGTATCCGAACCCAGCCAGGGACAATCTCCGTGTAGAACTGAAAAATAAGGAGCTGAAAAACGTCACTGTCGTGATCTACAACTCCTTCGGGCAGGTGGTTAAAATGATCCGGGTGGGCAATACAAACGGCGGTTGGCATAACAACATCCAGATCACCGATCTTGCTAGTGGCGTATATGTGTTGAAGGTTGACGCTGATGGCGTGAAGTACGCGAAGATGTTTATTAAAGCCGGTCACTAAGTTTAGTTACCGCAACTTATAGTCGAAGGCCTTTACCGGTATAAGCTGGTAAAGGCCTTCGTGTTTTTAGTGCATATTGCGTGGAAAATACCACGATCGATCCTGGTGGCAGCTGTTTGTGTGGTGATTGTAACATGTTGATATATTGATCGTTACAGCGCATTTTTCGTTTTGGAATGATCCTTGTAAAACTGTATACAGACTATTAATTGTTTACACATTGTTTCACCTTAAAACCTCTTAGTTATGTTACGTTGGGCAGTTATATTTTTTATCGTAGCGATTATCGCAGCCATTTTTGGATTCGGTGGTATCGCAGCTGGTGCAGTATCTATTGCTAAGATCCTGTTCTTTGTTTTCGTAGTACTGTTCCTCATTTCCTTGATCTCAGGACTGGCTAGAAGATAATTATATTATTTCTTCCTTTTGCAGAAGGCTGCTTACGATAACGCGTTATCGTAAGCAGCCTTCTGCTTTGTTATTACAGTCGTGAAAGCTTACATTTACAAGCATGAAACCAGTTGTTACCATTACGTATTGCCCGAAGTGTGGCTGGCTGTTGCGGGCGGCTTATATGGCCCAGGAACTGTTAACTACATTCGAAGAAGATCTTGGCGGCGTTACGTTAAAGCCGGCTGAAATTGCGGGTAGTTACCAGGTTTTCGTGGATGATTTTATGCTGTTCGATCGTAAGCGGGAAGGGCGTTTCCCCGACATTAAAGAGCTGAAACAACTCGTGCGCGATCGGGTTAATCCTGGTAAAAGTCTGGGGCATTCGGACCGCAAAACAGAAGGTTAAAATCGGCAGGAGAGGGGCTCCTATCCTGCTTCAGCATTGTATTTAAGCATCATTTAAGGACTTATGGAACCGGGATATTTTTTAGGGATTGTAGTGTTGATCGTCGTGCTGGTCATCTGGCGGCGTAAATCCAAACAGCGTGCGCGCAAAGAACTGGCTGTGCCGTCTAACTATATTGAATTGCTGGCGCAAACGGTCCCATATTATCAGCGGTTAAGCGATCCCGAAAAGTCGCGGTTTGCCGCGCAGGTAAAATCTTTTTTAGAAACCGTGAACATCGAAGGCGTAAGGACCAGCGTGGAACCGCTGGACCGCATACTGGTAGCTGCAGCATCTGTTATTCCGTCCTTCGGTTTCCAGGACTGGAAATATTTCAACCTCACGAATATTATTTTGTACCCGGGCGCATTTGACGAGGAATATCGTTTGGATGGCGAGCGTCGACCGATTGCCGGTATGGTCGGCAGCGGCGCTTTGAACGGGCAGATGTTGCTTTCACGGCCAGCGGTGCGTGCAGGCTTCTTTGACATTCATGGTAAACATAATACCGCTGTGCACGAATTCGTGCATTTGCTGGATAAGGCGGACGGTATCGTGGATGGCGTGCCTGAAAAATTCTTGCGCCACACACAAACCGAGGAATGGGAACAAATTGTAGCGCATGAAATTGAAATGATCGATCAGGGTGAGTCAGATATTAATCCGTACGGCGCCACCAATCATGGCGAGTTTCTTGCGGTGGCATCGGAGTATTTTTTTCAACAGCCCGAACGGATGAAGGAAAATCATCCTGATCTGTTCCGGATGTTGTCGCTGATATTTCATCAACAACTCGCATAAAACCTCACATCATGTCAAACGCAAAAATTCCACTAGGCCACCAGACCGTCGTTCCATATCTGATCCTGGATGGCGCCGCCAAATTCCTGCAGTTTGTGAAAACCGTACTCAACGCCGAAGAAAAATACAATTATCCGCGTGAAGAAGACCCTGCGAAAATTATGCATGGCGAAGTGCGCATCGGTACCGCGACAATCATGTTTGCTGATGCGACCGACAAATACGGCGTTCAAACCGCTGGCTTGTACGTGTACGTTGATGATGCTGACGCCACCTACAAAAAAGCCCTCGCCGCCGGTGCCGAATCTGTCACTGAAATGGCTGACCAGCCGTACGGCCGTTCGGGCGGTGTTAAAGATCCGACTGGCGTAACCTGGTGGTTGACGACTGTTAAGTAATTGATCGCCAGTATCTTGTTTCTAACTTTCCTCTCATAATTTATATTATGTTAAATAGATGATTCTAGGTTTCGGTAAGGTATCCTCGGATTACAAGCTTTTATGTTAAATAGATGATTCTAGGTTCCGGTGAGGTATCCTCGGATTACAACCTTTTATGTTAAATAGATGATTCTAGGTTCCGGTGATGTATCCTCAGATTACAACCTTTCTGGCTTTGTCAGTCGTTCATCTTGCCTTATAAGTATGTTTGCAATTTGATAGCTGTAAGTCCTATCCTGTTTATCTGATTCGCATGGCTGTCGGGAATTGCAGTTTGTTTTGGCAGCAAAAGTTCCCATCGTAAAATAAAGTCCTGTGCATGTTTCGATTAATCTGATAAAAAAAAGGCGCCCGCAACTGCGAGCGCCCAGTACAAACAATAAATAAAAAATCCTTAAAACTTCACAGTCACGTTCGCATTCATGTTGAACGGCAATTGCGGCGTTAACACGCCCTGTCCCGCAAAATAAAGTTGATCGGTCAGGTTGTCGGCCTTCACGCCCAGCCTGAAACGTTTGGTATCGTAAAACACGGTCGCGTTAAGGATTGTGTAAGATGGCAGCGTGAATATGCCCGTAACAGTTGTGTTAGACGTCAAATGTTCTCCGACGTAGTTGCCCCCTATGCCCACACCCAGGCCTTTCACTTTGCCACGGGGTTGCGTATAACTGATCCAGGCGTTTGCCAGGTTCGCAGGACCTGCAGATGGCGGACGGCGGCCTTCCACGTTCGATGCTGCTTTCACCAGTTTGCTGTCATTATAGGCGTAGCCAGCAAGCAAGTTCAATCCGGGTAATGGATTGGCGATGAGTTCGAATTCAATCCCGCGGCTGTCTTGCGTGCCGTTCTGTACAGTGATGTCATACCTTGTTCCTTCCACGGTGATGGATTCCTGCCGGGTCATATTGTCGACAGTGATATCGTAGTAGCTGGCGGTAAAACTCAGTTTACTGCGGAACAGGTCCAGTTTCACCCCTCCTTCAAACTGATTAGCCTGTTGTGGTTTCATGGCGCCTGACAGTCCGGGTAACGACTGTGTTACGGGCTGTACGTAAGCAAAGCCGTTCATGTAGTTGGCGAACAAACTGATCTGCTCTTTTACTACCTGGTACACCAAACCGAATTTAGGCGATACGGCAGATTTGTCGAACTTGCTGTTGACTATCGGCTGATTGGTGGCGTGATTAATTGTTCCTTTCGAGCTGAATTTGTCGAGACGAACACTCATCATCGCGAGTAAACGATCGGTTACATTTATAACGTCCGACGCATACACGCTGAATATTTCGCTGGAACCGTGATTACGCGTCGGCGCCAGCGTAGAGCTGTTCAAACGTGCGTCCAGTGCGTAGCGGGATATTTTTACATAGTTCGGATCAGCAGCCAGGCTGCCATCTACAAAGTCGAACGCGATGTATGGAGAATTATCATTGCTTACACGCATATTCACGTAATCAAAACCTACGACCAGCCTGTTACGCAGCGTACCAATCCTGAAATCGCCGGTAAAGTTCTGTTGGATGTCGATCGCGGTATTGCTGGTGTTTTGCAGGCTCACTGTTCTTTCCAGTGAATCTTCACTCGCCGCTTTGCGGATAAACTGGTATTGATAATAGCCGTCAGACTTACGGGTATTGGTAGAAATGATCGTCTGCGACGTCCACTGGTCGGAGATTTTATACAGCACTTGCGCACGGGCGTTCATCGTTGGGTTTTTCATCGTGATGTCGCTGCTCGTGTACGAACGTTTCCAGTCAAAGTTCAGCTCATCCGGTGACTGCGCAATAAACGGACGCACACGATTGAGGAAGATCGACGAAGGATTCGTGCTTTCTGTCTGGTAAAACTCCGCGTTCAGGAAGATGTTCAGCCGGTCACCCGCGCGGTAATGTAAGGCCGGGGCGATAAACATCGATTTCCTGAAACCCGCGTCCTGCCAGCTGCTTGTATTCTGATAAGCTGTGTTCACGCGAAACAGCAGGCTGCTGTCTTTACTCACCGGCCCGTGTACATCGGCGGTAATACGGTTCAGGTTGAAGCTGCCCGCAGTATAACTCACCTCGCCGCCGAAAGCTTCCATCGGTTTCTTCGATACAATGTTGATCAAGCCGCCAAAGGAAGTGAGCGTGCTGCCGTAAAGTGTGGCAGACGGACCTTTCAGCACTTCTATCCTTTCGATATTGGCCGGGTCGATCTCCCCGTTGGTTTGTCCGGGTACGCCATCCATCATCGACGCTTCCGTCCGGAAACCCCTGATGGTATATGACGATGTTCCGTCCGTATTGATGCCGCGGTTACCCTGAATTTTGTAAATGCCCGGCATATTTTTGATCGCGTTGCCAATATCGGTAATCACCTGTTCTTTGATCAGCTCAGAAGAAACGGTGGTATATACTTGCGGATTCTCCAGGTTTTTGATGGGCAGTTTGGCGATATTGTTACTCTCTTTTTTAGCGAAACGACTGCGGTTCGCATTCACCTCAAACTGTTGCAGCTGGCGGCTGTTGGCGTACAGGGAAAAATCTGCGGTGATAAGTTTACCATCCGTTAAATTGATTTGCTGCGTTAATGGCGGCAGCCCTGGATATTGCAGCTCCAACATGTACGAACCGGCCGGCGCCTTCAGGATGTAGATACCATTGTCGTCGGTCAGCGTGCTGACGCCGGCGCCTTTCAGGGTTACTTTTGCACCCGCTGCAGGCTCACTGTCGACCGTCATTACCTGTCCGCGCACCTGGCCACTTTCTTTTCTGGATATTTCACGAACGGTGATCTGGTTGCCTGTAAACTCAAAACGCAACTGCGCTTTACCACTTACATCCGCCAGAATATCTTTTAAGCTACCGCTGGTATTACTAAGCGTAACCGTCTTATCGATGCCGGAAAATTTGTTGCTGTAAATGAAACTGAATCCTGACTGGCGCTCAGCTTCTTCCAGCAAGGATTTAACGGTAATGGTAGCACGACTGATATTGATTTGCTGCTGACTGTTTTGGGCAGACAACTGCATCGAACTAAAAATAAAAGTGATGGCGAGCCATAGGGACACAACATTGCTGCTGGCTATCTTAAAGCCATTAATTTTCATATTTTTGAATGTTTTTAAATGATGACGTATGTGTTGTTTAGGAACAGTGGCCGGATGTGTTGCGAGCGCATCCGGTTTTTTATCTCGTAACTGTTACACGTTTCTCCTGCAGTTTGAATTTAACATCTGTTGTTTTTTCTATTAAGGATAATATTTCTTCCAGTGAACGGCTGCTAAACTTGCCGCTGATCGTTTGCGGCGTTAATGGCTCAGCTATCTCAAACGTAACGCCGTAGCGGCTTTCCAAAGCTTCAAATACTTCTTTCAACGGCGTATTGCGAAAGTGTAGTAGGTTGCCCGTCCAGCTAAGCACCACGCCCGTATCAGCCGTAATCGCCGGTGATATTTCTTTACTGGCGAGCGTATAAGTTAGCTGCTGACCGGGCATCAGGGCCACCTGCTGCGCTGCGGTAGAGAATTTGATCTTGCCGCTCGCGAGCGTCAGTTCTAGCGTCGACTGCCGGGTGTATTTTACATTGAAGCTGGTGCCCAATACCTGTATTCGCCCCTCTCCCGCCGTTTCCACGAAAAACGGCCATTTTGCATCCTGTGCAATATCAAAGAACGCTTCACCTGCTAGCAATTTCACCGTACGCTCATCACGGAACGCGCTCGGGTATTGTAAGGTTGTGCCGCCGTTAAGTTGTATCACGCTGTTATCGGGCAAGGTGATTCTTACTTCCTTCCCACCCGGGTTGTTGATCGTTTGCCAGGTAATGGCTGTTGAAGACCGGTTCAATGTGACGTAAAGCGTGGTCGCGACGGCGAGTAAAGTGGCTGCCGCCGCCGCCATACGCAGGTAAGGGCGTCGATCACGTACATTTATTTTTTGACGTAATGACTTCCAGATCGCCTTGCCTGTAGCCTCATTGACGGGCGCACCGGGTGTAGGCAACGGCTCGTGCGTACCGAGCCAGCGCTCGATCTCGGCCGCTTCGCGTTCGGTACATTCTCCGGAAAAGTATTTGTCAAGAAGCTCCTTGTTCATAGGTGCTGTGTTATAGCATTTACCTATAAGTTCCCGGAATCGGCATCAGGGTAAAACAAGTAAGGAATAATTATTTAGGAATGACATGGGGTTGACAAACGGCCTACAGGTGGTGCTTCAATTTCTCTTTAAGTTGATGACGGGCATTGCTTACATAATACTTCACCATCTGCACCGACCGTCCGGTTTTTTCTGCAATCTCTTTTTGGGATAGACGTTCAGATTGGCTGAGGAGGAAAATCTCTTTGCCAGGTTCCGGCAGTTCGTCGATCGCCTGGCTGAACCCGAGTTCCAGCTCCTTATAGGCCATCGGCTGCCGCGTTTCCAAAGTCTCAACGGGCGTGGGTATGCGATTGATGCGCTGCTGACTGCGATGCTGATTTCGCAGGTGCTGAAAAGCCTTCAATTTGGCGGAACCATGCAGGTAATGGGAAAGCTCGGATTGCAGGCAAAGTTCTTCTCTCCGTTGCCATAACGAATAGAAGATGTCCTGCGTTAATTCCTCCGCATCCGCTTCGGACGCAGTGTATTTAAGCAGTACGTTATACACGCTTTGCCAGTAAGTATCGAAGATGGTTTTGAAGGCCAGCTCATCCCCGCTCCTAAGCCTGTTTAGTAAATCCATACCGGCAGCAATGATAGTAAACCATGCGGAGGCCGGCTAATCCAATTGGGAATTTTTTTACGCGAACAGGAATTATACTTTACCGATTTTAACGGAGGTCATCGTAAGGGAGCCCATTACCGCTTTATCATTAAAGAAGTGCGCCTGTTCCTTTTGGCCCTGTAAACCAAGGATGTACATCAGCGGATAATAGTGATCGGGCGTAGGAATAGCGTATTTGGCAGCGGTACCCATCTGCTCATAGTGGATCAGCGGTTGGTGATTGCCATCCGTAATCAGCTGCTTAAACTTGTTATTCATTTCAATCGCCCAGTCGTAGCCGTATTCTGGTTGTTGCATTTTATCCCACGCAATCATGCGCAGGTTATGTACCATGTTACCGCTGCCGATGATCAGCACTCCTTTTTTTCGCAGTTCCGCCAGCTCTTTCGCAAGCTGGTAATGATATTCAGCGGGTTTGCTATAATCGATGCTGAGTTGTAAAACCGGGATGTTCGCCTTGGGGTACATATGTCTTACAACAGTCCAGGTGCCATGATCAAGTCCCCATTCGTGATCAAGGCCCACATGCGTCGATTTGATCAGCTGGGACGTTTCCTTTGCCAATTCCGGGCTGCCGGGCGAAGGATATTGCACATCAAACAGCGCTTGCGGAAAGCCGCCGAAATCGTGGATGGTTTTCGGGTTCGGCATGGCGGTTATTTTTGTGCCCTGCGTTAACCAGTGCGCGGAAATCACTAACACCGCAGTGGGTGTTTCGATCTCCTCTCCCATTTTCCGCCAGCTTTGCGAAAACGGGTTGTCTTCAATGCCGTTCATCGGCGAGCCGTGACCGATAAACAGCACGGGCATTTGCGCCGTGCTGCTAAAGGTGTCGGTGATATTTTTAAATTCCTGTAGTCTCATATTGCTTATCCCCAATGGCAACAAAGATATTGCCTTTAAA
This genomic interval from Chitinophaga horti contains the following:
- a CDS encoding DUF1328 domain-containing protein; translation: MLRWAVIFFIVAIIAAIFGFGGIAAGAVSIAKILFFVFVVLFLISLISGLARR
- a CDS encoding SelT/SelW/SelH family protein, which encodes MKPVVTITYCPKCGWLLRAAYMAQELLTTFEEDLGGVTLKPAEIAGSYQVFVDDFMLFDRKREGRFPDIKELKQLVRDRVNPGKSLGHSDRKTEG
- a CDS encoding zinc-dependent peptidase, translated to MEPGYFLGIVVLIVVLVIWRRKSKQRARKELAVPSNYIELLAQTVPYYQRLSDPEKSRFAAQVKSFLETVNIEGVRTSVEPLDRILVAAASVIPSFGFQDWKYFNLTNIILYPGAFDEEYRLDGERRPIAGMVGSGALNGQMLLSRPAVRAGFFDIHGKHNTAVHEFVHLLDKADGIVDGVPEKFLRHTQTEEWEQIVAHEIEMIDQGESDINPYGATNHGEFLAVASEYFFQQPERMKENHPDLFRMLSLIFHQQLA
- a CDS encoding VOC family protein; translated protein: MSNAKIPLGHQTVVPYLILDGAAKFLQFVKTVLNAEEKYNYPREEDPAKIMHGEVRIGTATIMFADATDKYGVQTAGLYVYVDDADATYKKALAAGAESVTEMADQPYGRSGGVKDPTGVTWWLTTVK
- a CDS encoding TonB-dependent receptor; this translates as MKINGFKIASSNVVSLWLAITFIFSSMQLSAQNSQQQINISRATITVKSLLEEAERQSGFSFIYSNKFSGIDKTVTLSNTSGSLKDILADVSGKAQLRFEFTGNQITVREISRKESGQVRGQVMTVDSEPAAGAKVTLKGAGVSTLTDDNGIYILKAPAGSYMLELQYPGLPPLTQQINLTDGKLITADFSLYANSRQLQQFEVNANRSRFAKKESNNIAKLPIKNLENPQVYTTVSSELIKEQVITDIGNAIKNMPGIYKIQGNRGINTDGTSSYTIRGFRTEASMMDGVPGQTNGEIDPANIERIEVLKGPSATLYGSTLTSFGGLINIVSKKPMEAFGGEVSYTAGSFNLNRITADVHGPVSKDSSLLFRVNTAYQNTSSWQDAGFRKSMFIAPALHYRAGDRLNIFLNAEFYQTESTNPSSIFLNRVRPFIAQSPDELNFDWKRSYTSSDITMKNPTMNARAQVLYKISDQWTSQTIISTNTRKSDGYYQYQFIRKAASEDSLERTVSLQNTSNTAIDIQQNFTGDFRIGTLRNRLVVGFDYVNMRVSNDNSPYIAFDFVDGSLAADPNYVKISRYALDARLNSSTLAPTRNHGSSEIFSVYASDVINVTDRLLAMMSVRLDKFSSKGTINHATNQPIVNSKFDKSAVSPKFGLVYQVVKEQISLFANYMNGFAYVQPVTQSLPGLSGAMKPQQANQFEGGVKLDLFRSKLSFTASYYDITVDNMTRQESITVEGTRYDITVQNGTQDSRGIEFELIANPLPGLNLLAGYAYNDSKLVKAASNVEGRRPPSAGPANLANAWISYTQPRGKVKGLGVGIGGNYVGEHLTSNTTVTGIFTLPSYTILNATVFYDTKRFRLGVKADNLTDQLYFAGQGVLTPQLPFNMNANVTVKF
- a CDS encoding FecR family protein; this translates as MNKELLDKYFSGECTEREAAEIERWLGTHEPLPTPGAPVNEATGKAIWKSLRQKINVRDRRPYLRMAAAAATLLAVATTLYVTLNRSSTAITWQTINNPGGKEVRITLPDNSVIQLNGGTTLQYPSAFRDERTVKLLAGEAFFDIAQDAKWPFFVETAGEGRIQVLGTSFNVKYTRQSTLELTLASGKIKFSTAAQQVALMPGQQLTYTLASKEISPAITADTGVVLSWTGNLLHFRNTPLKEVFEALESRYGVTFEIAEPLTPQTISGKFSSRSLEEILSLIEKTTDVKFKLQEKRVTVTR
- a CDS encoding RNA polymerase sigma factor; its protein translation is MDLLNRLRSGDELAFKTIFDTYWQSVYNVLLKYTASEADAEELTQDIFYSLWQRREELCLQSELSHYLHGSAKLKAFQHLRNQHRSQQRINRIPTPVETLETRQPMAYKELELGFSQAIDELPEPGKEIFLLSQSERLSQKEIAEKTGRSVQMVKYYVSNARHQLKEKLKHHL
- the ygiD gene encoding 4,5-DOPA dioxygenase extradiol, yielding MRLQEFKNITDTFSSTAQMPVLFIGHGSPMNGIEDNPFSQSWRKMGEEIETPTAVLVISAHWLTQGTKITAMPNPKTIHDFGGFPQALFDVQYPSPGSPELAKETSQLIKSTHVGLDHEWGLDHGTWTVVRHMYPKANIPVLQLSIDYSKPAEYHYQLAKELAELRKKGVLIIGSGNMVHNLRMIAWDKMQQPEYGYDWAIEMNNKFKQLITDGNHQPLIHYEQMGTAAKYAIPTPDHYYPLMYILGLQGQKEQAHFFNDKAVMGSLTMTSVKIGKV